From Ptychodera flava strain L36383 chromosome 3 unlocalized genomic scaffold, AS_Pfla_20210202 Scaffold_26__1_contigs__length_13983176_pilon, whole genome shotgun sequence, one genomic window encodes:
- the LOC139125855 gene encoding lens fiber membrane intrinsic protein-like isoform X1, which yields MSLVGPLVSVVVAAVAVIVYIVSVATNYWVVISTVSSKSYYGLWQFCQSVPGLSACTAFPSASLTAYMEATRGLMLTAVIVAVISWILALAGLIGKGTGQSFIKKFTKTFWTINGLIFCATGLLVMIGTTVFAVETNKDYGGRGIDYSFGYSIILGWVSIPLGVIAAALLTYFLRAMCDDE from the exons ATGTCTCTTGTCGGACCCCTTGTCAGCGTTGTGGTGGCAGCTGTAGCAGTCATCGTTTACATTGTGAGCGTGGCTACCAATTACTGGGTGGTGATTTCGACTGTAAGCAGCAAATCCTACTATGGCTTGTGGCAATTTTGCCAAAGCGTCCCAGGATTAAGCGCCTGTACAGCTTTTCCCAGTGCTTCCCTGACAG CATACATGGAGGCTACCCGTGGTCTGATGTTGACAGCGGTAATAGTCGCCGTGATATCATGGATACTTGCTTTAGCAGGATTGATTGGGAAAGGCACTGGGCAatctttcatcaaaaaattcaCGAAGACTTTCTGGACAATCAATGGTTTGATCTTCTGCGCAACAG gTTTACTGGTAATGATTGGTACGACTGTGTTTGCGGTTGAAACGAACAAAGATTATGGTGGACGTGGTATCGATTATTCGTTCGGTTATTCCATCATCCTTGGTTGGGTCTCCATTCCTCTCGGTGTCATTGCCGCAGCTCTGCTCACCTACTTCCTTCGCGCCATGTGTGACGACGAATAA
- the LOC139125855 gene encoding lens fiber membrane intrinsic protein-like isoform X2 — MSLVGPIASVVVAAVAVIVYIVSVATNYWVVISTATTKSYYGLWQFCQSVPGLSACTAFPSASLTAYMEATRGLMLTAVIVAVISWILALAGLIGKGTGQSFIKKFTKTFWTINGLIFCATGLLVMIGTTVFAVETNKDYGGRGIDYSFGYSIILGWVSIPLGVIAAALLTYFLRAMCDDE, encoded by the exons ATGTCTCTTGTTGGACCCATCGCCAGCGTTGTGGTTGCAGCTGTAGCCGTCATCGTTTACATTGTGAGCGTGGCGACCAATTACTGGGTGGTGATTTCGACTGCTACCACCAAATCCTACTATGGCTTGTGGCAATTTTGCCAAAGCGTCCCAGGATTAAGTGCCTGTACAGCTTTTCCCAGTGCTTCACTGACAG CATACATGGAGGCTACCCGTGGTCTGATGTTGACAGCGGTAATAGTCGCCGTGATATCATGGATACTTGCTTTAGCAGGATTGATTGGGAAAGGCACTGGGCAatctttcatcaaaaaattcaCGAAGACTTTCTGGACAATCAATGGTTTGATCTTCTGCGCAACAG gTTTACTGGTAATGATTGGTACGACTGTGTTTGCGGTTGAAACGAACAAAGATTATGGTGGACGTGGTATCGATTATTCGTTCGGTTATTCCATCATCCTTGGTTGGGTCTCCATTCCTCTCGGTGTCATTGCCGCAGCTCTGCTCACCTACTTCCTTCGCGCCATGTGTGACGACGAATAA
- the LOC139125835 gene encoding lens fiber membrane intrinsic protein-like: protein MSLVGPISSVVVAGVAVLFYIVSTATNYWVVISASSVKTYYGLWELCIGNDLGVSVCATLPDSTLKGYMKAARGLMLLAVIIAGVSWILAMVALIGKVTGRAQHSPFTYFSKRFFTINGLIFCVTGLLVLIGTSVYAGETKKEYSEVGVDYSFGYSIILGWVSIPLGVVAAAMLTYYFRAMSDDA from the exons ATGTCTCTCGTCGGACCAATCTCTAGTGTTGTGGTGGCAGGTGTAGCAGTCCTATTTTACATCGTGAGCACGGCGACCAACTATTGGGTGGTGATTTCGGCTTCAAGTGTGAAAACTTACTACGGACTGTGGGAGTTATGCATCGGAAACGATCTTGGAGTGAGCGTCTGCGCAACTCTACCCGATTCCACACTCAAAG GATACATGAAGGCTGCCCGTGGTCTAATGTTGTTGGCTGTCATCATCGCTGGGGTATCATGGATCCTTGCTATGGTAGCACTGATTGGAAAAGTCACTGGACGGGCCCAGCATTCGCcctttacatatttttcaaagcgCTTCTTCACAATCAACGGATTGATCTTCTGTGTAACAG GTTTGCTGGTATTGATTGGAACGAGTGTGTATGCAGGTGAAACGAAGAAGGAGTACAGCGAAGTTGGTGTCGATTATTCGTTCGGATATTCCATTATCCTTGGCTGGGTCTCCATTCCTCTCGGTGTCGTTGCCGCGGCCATGCTGACCTATTACTTTCGTGCGATGAGTGATGACGCCTAG